Within the Solwaraspora sp. WMMA2056 genome, the region CGCGCGTACCGAACTGCTCTACGGCACCCGGCCCCCCGCCGCGCCGGCGCATCCGGACGGTGCCGACGGCGGCTGTACGGCGGTCGGCGTGCTCGGCACCCACACCACCGACGGTCACCTGCTGCTCGGGCAGAACTGGGACTGGCACCCCGATCAGCGGGACACGATGGTGGTGCTGCGTACCGTCGACGAGCGTGGCGACGCGGTGCTCACCCTCGCCGAGGCCGGCATGCTCGCCAAGACCGGGCTGAACTCCGCCGGCCTCGGGGTCTGCGTCAACATGCTCGGCACCGACCGGGACGGGCTGTCGGCCGGCCGTACGCCGGGGGTGCCGTACCACGTTCTGCTGCGTGCCGTGCTGGAAGCCGGCAGTCTCGGTCAGGCGACCAGGGTGGCCTGCCGTACGCCGCGCAACGCCTCGATCAACATGCTGCTCGGTCAGGCCGGGCCGGGCGGCGGCGAGCTGCTGGATCTGGAGGTCGTACCCGGTGACGTGGGCTGGCTGCACCCGGCGGACGGGGTGTTGACGCACGCCAACCACCTGGAGAGCGCCCTGGCGGTGCGGGACACGATCAAGGACATGGGCGGGTCGTCGCTGTTCCGTTCGGCGCGGGCCCGACGGCTGCTGGTCGAACGGGCCGGTCGCGGCCCGGTCGGGCTCGACGCGCTGGCCGACGTGTTCCACGACCACCTGGGGCTGCCGTTGGCGATCTGCCGGCACCTCG harbors:
- a CDS encoding C45 family peptidase yields the protein MADDVARHDLRAPLRVAGVPVVDVTGAPAECGAGYGVAAADLIADNVDRYLRRFLDEAGLSRAAVRVAGGTFRNASRAVHPRVTDMLDGLAEGAGVHVDEIYALNARTELLYGTRPPAAPAHPDGADGGCTAVGVLGTHTTDGHLLLGQNWDWHPDQRDTMVVLRTVDERGDAVLTLAEAGMLAKTGLNSAGLGVCVNMLGTDRDGLSAGRTPGVPYHVLLRAVLEAGSLGQATRVACRTPRNASINMLLGQAGPGGGELLDLEVVPGDVGWLHPADGVLTHANHLESALAVRDTIKDMGGSSLFRSARARRLLVERAGRGPVGLDALADVFHDHLGLPLAICRHLDERDAPADQAETVHSVLLDLDSRRLGLAAGPPCRHDYQWLELADDADVSAAAPRVPAATTDRARS